Proteins from one Amycolatopsis benzoatilytica AK 16/65 genomic window:
- a CDS encoding ATP-dependent DNA ligase, protein MLFTELVTASAELAATRSRKAKIAVLASILRAAEPGELPAVIAYLTGQTAQDRLGAGWRTLADLAVPPAAAATVDVAEVDAALAEVAAAAGAGSVKRRADVLGSLFARLTRAEQEFVFRLVTGELRQGALEGVMVDAIAAAAEVGVDQVRRAFMLSGRLPVTGQTAITGGAAALAEFRLELGRPVRPMLASPAESLEEAEGEHANAIVEYKMDGARIQVHRRGSQVRVYTRTLREITGSVTELVELVRALPCESVVLDGETLALTDDGRPRPFQETMSRFGSTRDEQVRALLLRPYFFDCLHLDGVDLLDAPLSERHEALRRAAGEHVIPGAIRPSSAASVLDAAMAAGHEGVMVKDLDSAYAAGRRGRAWLKVKPVHTIDLVVLAAEWGHGRRTGKLSNLHLGARDPDGGPPIMVGKTFKGLTDELLAWQTERFQEIEIQRDRWTVHVRPETVVEIELDGAQVSTRYPGGLALRFARVVRYRPDKDPGEADTIDTVRGLLRGARPEAVAGETADPVAGADRGPAEAAASPAEPSSDPTPPDAATNPTGPSSGPVPAEPIHAPSSDSAPPPAPG, encoded by the coding sequence GTGTTGTTCACCGAACTCGTCACCGCGTCCGCCGAACTGGCGGCCACCCGGTCCAGGAAGGCGAAAATCGCCGTTCTGGCCAGTATCCTGCGCGCGGCCGAGCCTGGCGAACTGCCCGCGGTGATCGCATATCTCACCGGGCAGACCGCACAGGACCGGCTCGGTGCGGGATGGCGCACGCTCGCCGATCTCGCCGTCCCGCCCGCGGCCGCGGCGACCGTCGACGTGGCCGAGGTCGACGCCGCGCTGGCCGAAGTCGCGGCGGCGGCCGGTGCGGGTTCGGTGAAACGGCGGGCCGACGTGCTCGGCTCGTTGTTCGCGCGGCTGACCCGCGCCGAGCAGGAGTTCGTGTTCCGGCTGGTCACCGGCGAACTTCGGCAGGGCGCGCTGGAAGGCGTGATGGTCGATGCGATCGCGGCGGCGGCCGAGGTGGGCGTCGACCAGGTGCGGCGCGCGTTCATGCTGTCCGGCCGGTTACCGGTCACCGGGCAGACAGCGATCACCGGCGGCGCGGCGGCGCTCGCGGAGTTCCGGCTGGAACTGGGCCGTCCGGTGCGGCCGATGCTGGCTTCGCCCGCGGAGTCGTTGGAGGAGGCCGAGGGCGAGCACGCCAACGCGATTGTCGAGTACAAAATGGACGGTGCCAGGATCCAGGTGCACCGGCGAGGTTCACAAGTGCGGGTCTACACCCGGACGCTGCGGGAAATCACCGGCAGCGTGACCGAACTGGTGGAACTCGTGCGGGCGCTGCCGTGCGAATCCGTCGTGCTGGACGGCGAAACCCTCGCGCTCACCGACGACGGGCGGCCGCGCCCGTTCCAGGAAACGATGAGCCGGTTCGGCAGCACCCGGGACGAACAGGTGCGGGCGTTGCTGCTGCGGCCGTACTTCTTCGACTGTCTCCACTTGGACGGCGTCGACCTCCTGGACGCGCCGCTGTCCGAACGCCACGAGGCGCTGCGCCGCGCCGCGGGCGAGCACGTGATCCCGGGTGCCATCCGCCCTTCTTCGGCGGCCTCGGTCCTCGACGCCGCGATGGCCGCCGGGCACGAAGGCGTAATGGTGAAGGACCTCGACTCCGCCTACGCCGCCGGGCGGCGCGGCCGCGCGTGGCTGAAGGTGAAACCGGTGCACACCATCGATCTCGTGGTGCTGGCGGCGGAATGGGGCCATGGCCGACGCACCGGGAAACTGTCCAATCTGCACCTGGGCGCCCGCGATCCGGACGGCGGACCACCGATCATGGTCGGCAAGACGTTCAAGGGCCTCACCGACGAACTGCTGGCCTGGCAAACCGAACGGTTCCAGGAAATCGAGATCCAGCGCGACCGGTGGACGGTGCACGTGCGGCCGGAGACGGTGGTCGAGATCGAACTGGACGGGGCGCAGGTCAGTACGCGTTACCCAGGCGGCCTGGCGCTGCGGTTCGCCCGAGTGGTGCGGTACCGGCCGGACAAGGATCCAGGCGAAGCAGACACGATCGACACGGTCCGCGGGCTGCTGCGCGGAGCCCGCCCAGAGGCAGTGGCTGGCGAAACAGCCGACCCAGTGGCGGGCGCTGACCGCGGCCCAGCCGAGGCGGCGGCCAGCCCCGCTGAGCCCTCCAGCGACCCGACACCGCCCGACGCCGCAACCAACCCCACCGGGCCATCCAGCGGCCCGGTACCAGCCGAGCCGATCCACGCGCCGTCCTCCGATTCCGCTCCGCCGCCCGCTCCCGGCTGA
- a CDS encoding PLP-dependent aminotransferase family protein encodes METIRELLLPALAGGRRGRAVEAALREAIRSGRLATGTRLPSSRDLARQLGVARGTVTALYEQLTAEGYLLSKHGSGTRVAPFDRAGPALRAATAKAPDWEFDLRPGLPALSAFPRTEWLGAEREALNATPDTGLGYPDPTGHPALRAELAAYLGRVRALPAGPDDIVITSGAAEALSLLADALPGQRIAVEDPSHPGQAALLHGHGLEPVGIPVDDMGIDVDALAASGCSVVLVTAAHQFPLGVALHPERRRNLLAWAAETGGLVLEDDYDAEHRYDRPALGAMRALAPEHVAYIGSVSKVLAPALRIGWLLPPRRLRDAVARAKEMHDLGCPPLPQAALAHLIATGGYDRHLRRTRRLYRARRDALIDALARQLPQWRPVGIAAGLHLVVRLPDGTDDLRLQENLAVAGVRAPALSTYSHAASGYPGLVLGYAALAPDRLRAAVARIASIDPRGAG; translated from the coding sequence GTGGAAACCATCCGGGAGCTGCTGCTGCCCGCTCTCGCCGGCGGCCGGCGCGGCCGAGCCGTCGAAGCCGCGCTGCGGGAGGCCATCCGCAGCGGACGGCTCGCCACCGGAACGCGGCTGCCGTCGAGCCGCGACCTCGCCCGGCAGCTCGGCGTCGCGCGCGGCACGGTCACCGCGCTGTACGAGCAGCTGACCGCCGAGGGATACCTGCTGAGCAAGCACGGTTCCGGCACCCGAGTCGCACCGTTCGATCGCGCCGGGCCGGCTCTTCGCGCTGCCACCGCGAAAGCACCGGACTGGGAGTTCGACCTCCGGCCGGGCTTGCCCGCACTGTCGGCGTTTCCGCGTACGGAATGGCTTGGCGCGGAACGAGAAGCGCTCAACGCGACGCCTGATACCGGTCTCGGCTATCCGGACCCGACCGGGCATCCCGCGTTGCGTGCCGAGCTGGCCGCGTACCTCGGGCGAGTCCGTGCATTGCCGGCTGGCCCGGACGACATCGTGATCACCAGCGGAGCGGCGGAGGCGTTGTCACTGCTGGCGGATGCGCTGCCCGGCCAGCGAATCGCGGTCGAGGACCCGAGCCACCCTGGGCAGGCTGCCCTGCTGCACGGCCACGGACTGGAACCGGTCGGCATTCCGGTCGACGACATGGGAATCGACGTCGACGCGCTGGCCGCGTCGGGCTGTTCGGTGGTGCTGGTGACGGCCGCGCACCAGTTTCCGCTCGGTGTCGCACTGCACCCGGAGCGCCGACGGAACCTGCTGGCCTGGGCAGCGGAAACGGGCGGTCTCGTACTGGAGGACGACTACGACGCCGAACATCGTTACGACCGCCCCGCGTTGGGCGCGATGCGGGCGCTGGCACCGGAGCATGTCGCGTACATCGGCAGCGTCAGCAAGGTGCTCGCTCCGGCGTTGCGGATCGGCTGGTTGCTCCCGCCGCGCCGGCTGCGCGACGCCGTGGCCCGGGCCAAGGAGATGCACGACCTGGGCTGTCCGCCGCTCCCGCAAGCCGCCCTCGCGCACCTGATCGCGACCGGCGGGTACGACCGGCATTTGCGTCGGACCCGCCGGCTTTACCGTGCCCGGCGGGACGCGTTGATCGACGCACTCGCGCGGCAGCTGCCGCAGTGGCGGCCAGTTGGCATCGCCGCTGGACTGCACCTGGTCGTGCGGCTTCCGGACGGCACGGATGACCTGCGACTGCAGGAGAATCTCGCCGTGGCGGGAGTGCGCGCGCCAGCTTTGTCGACTTATTCCCATGCCGCGTCGGGCTATCCGGGGCTGGTGCTCGGCTACGCCGCTCTCGCCCCGGACCGGCTTCGAGCCGCCGTCGCGCGGATCGCTTCGATCGATCCGCGGGGCGCAGGGTAG
- a CDS encoding DMT family transporter gives MKRAMVLSGVAGAVLVGGSVPVTGMLDGYPVITGQALRYALGGLLLYSWAKAARKPLPRPKLSDLPTLIGIAATGMIGFQACLLLAQRYAEPSAVVAFLGASPLVLALVAPMMDGRRPSAAPVVGAVLAGLGIVVLSGGGSASAPGLLLAALAMLCEASFTLLAVGLLRRLGPLATSTWSCFTAAAGGAIVGTVADPAGAWRWPNQRELIALLLLAVLVTAVAFVLWYRCVAELGADRAGVLIGLMPVSGLAVAVLIGAQRFALADLLGVTLVAAGVACGLWKREAARPAVAERAAAAS, from the coding sequence GTGAAACGTGCGATGGTGCTTTCAGGCGTGGCCGGCGCGGTGCTCGTCGGCGGGTCGGTGCCGGTCACCGGCATGCTGGACGGGTATCCGGTGATCACCGGGCAGGCGCTGCGGTACGCGCTGGGCGGGCTTCTGCTGTACAGCTGGGCGAAGGCCGCTCGCAAGCCGTTGCCACGGCCGAAACTCAGCGATCTCCCGACGCTGATCGGGATCGCCGCGACCGGGATGATCGGCTTCCAAGCCTGCCTGCTCCTGGCACAGCGCTACGCGGAACCGAGCGCGGTAGTGGCCTTCCTCGGCGCGAGCCCGCTGGTGCTGGCACTGGTCGCGCCCATGATGGACGGACGCCGTCCGTCGGCGGCTCCGGTCGTCGGCGCGGTGCTGGCCGGGCTGGGCATCGTGGTGCTGTCCGGCGGCGGGTCCGCCTCCGCGCCCGGATTGCTGCTGGCCGCGCTGGCGATGCTGTGCGAAGCGTCGTTCACGCTGCTCGCGGTAGGTTTGCTGCGTCGGCTCGGTCCGCTCGCCACCTCGACGTGGAGCTGTTTCACCGCGGCGGCGGGCGGAGCGATCGTCGGCACGGTCGCCGACCCAGCCGGTGCCTGGCGCTGGCCGAACCAGCGAGAGCTGATCGCGTTGCTGCTCTTGGCCGTTCTCGTGACCGCGGTGGCGTTCGTGCTCTGGTACCGCTGCGTCGCTGAGCTGGGCGCGGACCGGGCCGGAGTGCTGATCGGGCTGATGCCGGTGTCCGGGCTCGCGGTAGCAGTGCTGATCGGCGCGCAACGGTTCGCTCTGGCCGACCTGCTCGGCGTCACGCTGGTCGCCGCCGGAGTCGCATGCGGGCTGTGGAAACGCGAAGCGGCCCGCCCGGCCGTAGCCGAACGGGCCGCCGCCGCGAGCTGA
- a CDS encoding class II fumarate hydratase encodes MAEQEYRIEHDTMGEVRVPVDALYRAQTQRAVENFPISGRGLERAQIRALGLLKAAAARVNARLGVLDADVADAIAKAADEVAEGKHDTHFPIDVFQTGSGTSSNMNANEVIATLATRALGRDVHPNDHVNASQSSNDTFPTTIHVAATEAVLTDVVPALEHLAGAIEARAEEWQDIVKSGRTHLMDAVPITLGQEAGAWAAQIRFGIERLRSGLPRLGELPIGGTAVGSGLNAPDGFGAAVSAELAQLTGLPLTEARNHFEAQATQDSVVETSGQLRTIAVSLNKIANDLRWLGSGPRTGLAELALPDLQPGSSIMPGKVNPVIPEATLQVVAQVIGNDAAVAFAGAAGNFQLNVNLPVIARNVLESARLLAAVSRLLADKVFAGATANVERARQYAEGSPSIVTPLNKYIGYEEAAAVAKQALKELKTIREVVLERGYVRDGKLTEAQLDEALDVLRMARGGK; translated from the coding sequence ATGGCTGAACAGGAATACCGGATCGAACACGACACGATGGGCGAGGTCCGCGTCCCGGTCGACGCGCTCTATCGCGCGCAGACGCAGCGCGCCGTGGAGAACTTCCCCATCTCCGGCCGCGGCCTGGAGCGCGCCCAGATCCGCGCGCTGGGCCTGTTGAAGGCCGCCGCCGCCCGGGTGAACGCGCGCCTGGGCGTCCTGGACGCCGACGTCGCCGACGCCATCGCGAAAGCCGCCGACGAGGTCGCCGAGGGCAAGCACGACACGCACTTCCCGATCGACGTCTTCCAGACCGGCTCGGGCACCTCCTCGAACATGAACGCGAACGAGGTCATCGCGACGCTCGCCACCCGCGCGCTCGGCCGCGACGTGCACCCGAACGACCACGTCAACGCGTCACAGTCGTCCAACGACACCTTCCCGACCACGATCCACGTCGCCGCCACCGAGGCGGTGCTCACCGACGTCGTACCGGCGCTGGAGCACCTCGCCGGCGCGATCGAGGCGCGTGCCGAGGAGTGGCAGGACATCGTCAAGTCCGGCCGCACGCACCTGATGGACGCGGTGCCGATCACCCTCGGCCAGGAAGCGGGCGCGTGGGCGGCGCAGATCCGGTTCGGCATCGAGCGGCTGCGGTCCGGCCTGCCGCGGCTGGGCGAACTGCCGATCGGCGGCACCGCCGTCGGATCGGGGCTGAACGCGCCGGACGGCTTCGGCGCGGCTGTTTCGGCCGAGCTGGCACAACTCACCGGCCTGCCGCTGACCGAGGCCCGCAACCACTTCGAGGCGCAGGCGACTCAGGACAGCGTAGTCGAGACCTCCGGTCAGCTGCGCACCATCGCGGTGTCGCTGAACAAGATCGCGAACGACCTGCGCTGGCTGGGCTCCGGCCCGCGCACCGGGCTCGCCGAACTGGCGCTGCCGGACCTGCAGCCAGGCTCGTCGATCATGCCGGGCAAGGTGAACCCGGTCATCCCGGAGGCGACCCTGCAGGTGGTCGCGCAGGTCATCGGCAACGACGCGGCGGTCGCGTTCGCCGGGGCGGCGGGCAACTTCCAGCTCAACGTGAACCTGCCGGTGATCGCCCGCAATGTGCTCGAATCCGCGCGGCTGCTCGCGGCCGTGTCGCGGCTGTTGGCGGACAAGGTGTTCGCCGGGGCCACCGCGAATGTCGAGCGCGCCCGCCAGTACGCCGAAGGTTCGCCTTCGATCGTGACGCCGCTGAACAAGTACATCGGCTACGAGGAAGCGGCCGCGGTCGCGAAGCAGGCGCTCAAGGAGCTCAAGACGATCCGCGAGGTCGTGCTGGAGCGCGGGTACGTCCGCGACGGCAAGCTCACCGAAGCGCAGCTCGACGAGGCGCTCGACGTGCTGCGCATGGCGCGCGGCGGCAAGTAA
- a CDS encoding NAD(P)/FAD-dependent oxidoreductase, with product MEYDLVVIGAGPTGLFAAYYAGFRGLSMAIVDSLPEPGGQVTAMYPEKMIYDVGGFAAVRGRDLVQGLVDQVKPWQPDYLLGRKAEKLESVDGGLELTLDGGDVLRAGAVLITAGIGEFTPRPLPAGDGWLGRGMVHFVPSLAAHAGQHVVVVGGGDSAFDWCLALQPIAASVTLVHRRAKFRAAESIVRQVRELGVRLVTDAEVSRFVAGPDGALTAVDVAVKGGEEERLRADAVVAALGFTADLGPIESWGLEIDHRAIAVDSTMATARPRVYAAGDVAAYPGKVKLIATGFGEAATAVNNIAVALNPEAHLFPGHSSNVE from the coding sequence ATGGAGTACGACCTCGTCGTCATCGGAGCCGGTCCGACCGGCCTCTTCGCCGCCTACTACGCGGGATTCCGCGGCCTGTCGATGGCCATCGTCGATTCGCTGCCCGAGCCGGGCGGCCAGGTCACCGCGATGTATCCGGAGAAGATGATCTACGACGTCGGCGGGTTCGCCGCGGTGCGCGGCCGCGATCTCGTGCAGGGCCTGGTGGACCAGGTCAAGCCGTGGCAGCCGGACTACCTGCTCGGGCGCAAGGCGGAGAAGCTGGAGAGCGTCGACGGCGGACTGGAACTGACCCTCGACGGCGGCGACGTGCTGCGCGCCGGCGCGGTGCTGATCACCGCGGGCATCGGAGAGTTCACGCCGCGTCCGCTGCCGGCCGGCGACGGGTGGCTGGGCCGGGGCATGGTCCATTTCGTGCCGTCTTTGGCCGCGCACGCCGGCCAGCACGTGGTGGTGGTCGGCGGCGGCGATTCGGCGTTCGACTGGTGCCTCGCGCTGCAGCCGATCGCGGCGAGCGTGACGCTGGTGCACCGCCGCGCGAAGTTCCGCGCGGCGGAATCGATTGTGCGGCAGGTACGAGAGCTCGGAGTCCGATTGGTGACGGACGCGGAAGTGTCCCGTTTCGTAGCCGGTCCGGACGGCGCCTTGACCGCGGTGGACGTCGCGGTCAAGGGCGGCGAAGAGGAGCGGCTGCGCGCGGACGCGGTGGTCGCGGCGCTGGGGTTCACCGCGGATCTGGGGCCGATCGAGAGCTGGGGCCTGGAGATCGACCACCGTGCGATCGCGGTGGATTCGACCATGGCGACGGCGCGGCCGCGGGTCTACGCGGCGGGCGATGTGGCGGCGTATCCGGGCAAGGTGAAGCTGATCGCGACCGGATTCGGCGAGGCGGCGACGGCGGTCAACAACATCGCGGTAGCGCTGAACCCGGAGGCGCATTTGTTCCCCGGGCATTCGAGCAACGTCGAGTGA
- a CDS encoding S1 family peptidase has translation MSKRLLALLMTVLPGAALGAGTASAAPSIVGGTDADQPYPFAVSLRTSGGALFCGGSLIAPTWVVTAAHCLSGKDPATIGVRVGSNDAEQGGETPKAAEFVLHPHFNAETQTGDLGLIRLTAPVKAAPIAIGPSAEPGAAVRVIGWGQTCATPNCGPVSPSLRQLDTHLVPGSHCTSSFDGTSELCTDSPGGSGSCYGDSGGPELLRDGDRWLLAGMVSRPGNGSTTCGSGPSIATSAVAYQPWIAEKTG, from the coding sequence GTGTCGAAACGGCTGCTCGCGCTGCTGATGACGGTTCTGCCGGGAGCCGCGCTCGGCGCGGGCACTGCTTCGGCGGCACCGTCGATCGTCGGCGGGACCGACGCGGACCAGCCGTACCCGTTCGCGGTGTCGCTGCGCACTTCGGGCGGTGCACTGTTCTGCGGCGGTTCGCTGATCGCGCCGACTTGGGTGGTCACCGCGGCGCACTGCCTTTCCGGAAAGGACCCGGCGACGATCGGAGTCCGGGTTGGCAGCAATGACGCCGAGCAAGGCGGCGAGACGCCGAAGGCCGCGGAATTCGTCTTGCATCCGCATTTCAACGCCGAGACCCAGACCGGCGACCTCGGCCTGATCCGGTTGACGGCACCAGTCAAGGCCGCGCCGATCGCGATCGGCCCGAGCGCCGAGCCAGGGGCGGCGGTCCGGGTGATCGGCTGGGGCCAGACCTGCGCGACACCGAACTGCGGCCCGGTTTCGCCGTCGTTGCGCCAGCTCGACACCCACCTGGTGCCGGGCTCGCACTGCACCTCGTCCTTCGACGGCACGTCCGAGCTGTGCACCGACAGCCCGGGCGGATCCGGTTCCTGCTACGGCGACTCCGGCGGCCCGGAACTGCTGCGCGACGGCGACCGGTGGCTGCTCGCCGGGATGGTCAGCCGACCCGGGAACGGGTCGACGACCTGCGGGAGCGGGCCGTCGATCGCGACGTCGGCGGTGGCGTATCAGCCGTGGATCGCGGAGAAGACCGGCTGA
- the glpX gene encoding class II fructose-bisphosphatase produces MTTASDPSRREAPDRNLAMELVRVTEAAAMAAGRWVGRGDKIGGDGAAVDAMRQLVSTVSMRGVVVIGEGEKDEAPMLFNGEEVGNGDGPDCDVAVDPVDGTTLMAKGMPNALAVLAVAERGAMFDPSAVFYMEKLAVGPDAAGKVDISAPVAENIRRVAKAKNSSVSDVTVCILDRPRHEQLVKEVRAAGARIRFISDGDVAGAIAAARPSTGVDMLLGIGGTPEGIIAACAMKCLGGELQGRLWPKDEAEREKALAAGHDLDRILLNDDLVTGDNVFFCATGVTDGDLLRGVHYRAGGATTQSIVMRSKSGTVRMIDGYHRLEKLRAYSSVNFDGNLDLEDERAVPPLP; encoded by the coding sequence ATGACCACCGCCAGTGACCCCAGCCGACGTGAGGCGCCTGATCGCAACCTCGCGATGGAACTGGTACGGGTGACCGAGGCCGCCGCGATGGCGGCCGGCCGCTGGGTCGGCCGCGGGGACAAGATCGGCGGCGACGGCGCGGCGGTCGACGCGATGCGCCAGCTCGTTTCCACCGTCTCGATGCGCGGCGTCGTCGTGATCGGCGAGGGCGAGAAAGACGAAGCGCCGATGCTGTTCAACGGCGAGGAAGTCGGCAACGGAGACGGCCCGGACTGCGACGTGGCGGTCGACCCGGTCGACGGCACCACGCTGATGGCGAAGGGCATGCCGAACGCGCTGGCCGTGCTCGCGGTCGCCGAGCGGGGCGCGATGTTCGACCCGTCCGCGGTGTTCTACATGGAGAAGCTGGCCGTCGGCCCGGACGCGGCGGGCAAGGTGGACATCTCCGCCCCGGTCGCGGAGAACATCCGGCGCGTGGCGAAGGCGAAGAACTCCAGCGTCAGCGATGTGACGGTGTGCATCCTCGACCGGCCGCGGCACGAGCAGCTGGTCAAAGAGGTCCGCGCGGCGGGAGCCCGGATCCGGTTCATCTCCGACGGCGACGTCGCCGGCGCGATCGCCGCGGCCCGGCCGAGCACCGGCGTCGACATGCTGCTCGGCATCGGCGGCACGCCCGAAGGCATCATCGCCGCGTGCGCGATGAAGTGCCTCGGCGGCGAACTGCAGGGCCGGCTGTGGCCGAAGGACGAGGCAGAGCGTGAGAAGGCGCTCGCCGCGGGCCACGACCTCGACCGGATCCTGCTCAACGACGACCTGGTCACCGGCGACAACGTGTTCTTCTGCGCGACCGGCGTCACCGACGGCGACCTGCTGCGCGGCGTCCACTATCGGGCGGGAGGGGCCACGACGCAGTCGATCGTCATGCGGTCCAAGTCCGGGACGGTCAGAATGATCGACGGATACCACCGGCTGGAGAAGCTGCGGGCGTACTCGTCCGTCAACTTCGACGGCAACCTCGACCTCGAAGACGAGCGGGCGGTGCCCCCGCTTCCCTGA
- a CDS encoding exodeoxyribonuclease VII small subunit: MSEADTAGLGYEQARDQLVEVVKELEAGGLSLEQSLELWEKGEQLAKVCERHLEGARERIEAALASVETDDDTE, from the coding sequence GTGAGCGAAGCAGATACCGCCGGACTCGGTTACGAACAGGCCCGCGACCAGCTGGTCGAGGTCGTCAAGGAGCTGGAGGCCGGCGGGCTGTCGCTGGAGCAGTCGCTGGAGCTCTGGGAGAAGGGCGAGCAGCTCGCCAAGGTGTGCGAGCGGCATCTCGAGGGCGCGCGCGAGCGGATCGAGGCCGCGCTGGCCTCGGTGGAGACCGACGACGACACAGAGTGA
- the xseA gene encoding exodeoxyribonuclease VII large subunit, whose protein sequence is MSNDPATSAENPWPVRTVARKIGDWIHRLGDVWVEGQVTQINARPGTQTAFLTLRDPSADVSMSVTCPMWLIRELATPLREGDRVVIHAKPSFFFGRGTLSLRADQIRAVGIGELLARIERLRKLLAAEGLFARERKRPVPFLPKGIGLITGRASAAERDVLVNAQARWPHVLFKVLNTAVQGPQAVPQILRALSTLDKDPDVDVIVIARGGGSVEDLLPFSDEALCRAVAAAGTPIVSAIGHEPDTPLLDHVADLRCSTPTDASKRIVPDVREETARVRQMRDRGRRALHGWVDRETRLLTQLRSRPSLADPLGPIERRRSDVEMHRERGRRAMLGLLAKDQAEVANARGKLAALGPAATMSRGYSVVQFTDSAGNLQVLRSVSQVEDGAKLRVRVADGAVHVVAESVEPTNPEGDRT, encoded by the coding sequence GTGAGCAACGACCCCGCGACCAGCGCGGAGAATCCGTGGCCGGTCCGCACCGTCGCGCGCAAGATCGGCGACTGGATTCACCGGCTCGGCGACGTCTGGGTCGAAGGCCAGGTCACGCAGATCAACGCGCGGCCAGGGACGCAGACCGCGTTCCTGACGCTGCGCGATCCGTCCGCGGACGTGTCCATGTCGGTCACCTGCCCGATGTGGCTCATCCGCGAACTGGCGACGCCGCTGCGCGAAGGCGACCGCGTGGTCATCCACGCCAAGCCGTCGTTCTTCTTCGGCCGCGGCACGCTGAGCCTGCGCGCCGACCAGATCCGCGCGGTCGGCATCGGCGAACTGCTGGCGCGCATTGAGCGGCTGCGCAAGCTGCTGGCCGCGGAGGGCTTGTTCGCCCGGGAGCGCAAACGGCCGGTTCCGTTCCTGCCCAAGGGAATCGGGCTGATCACCGGGCGCGCTTCGGCGGCCGAGCGCGACGTGCTGGTGAACGCGCAGGCACGCTGGCCGCACGTGCTGTTCAAGGTGCTGAACACCGCGGTGCAGGGACCGCAGGCGGTGCCGCAGATTCTCCGCGCGCTGTCCACGCTGGACAAAGACCCGGACGTGGACGTGATCGTCATCGCCCGCGGCGGGGGCAGCGTCGAGGACCTGCTGCCGTTCTCCGACGAGGCGCTGTGCCGAGCGGTCGCGGCCGCGGGCACGCCGATCGTCAGCGCGATCGGGCACGAGCCGGACACCCCGCTGCTCGACCACGTCGCCGACCTGCGATGTTCCACGCCCACCGACGCGAGCAAGCGGATCGTGCCGGACGTGCGCGAGGAAACCGCACGGGTCCGGCAGATGCGCGACCGCGGCCGCCGGGCGCTGCACGGCTGGGTCGACCGGGAGACCCGGCTGCTCACTCAGCTGCGCAGCCGCCCGTCGCTGGCCGATCCGCTGGGTCCGATCGAACGCCGCCGCTCGGACGTCGAGATGCACCGCGAGCGCGGCCGTCGCGCGATGCTCGGACTGCTCGCGAAGGACCAGGCCGAGGTCGCGAACGCGCGCGGCAAGCTGGCCGCGCTCGGCCCGGCGGCGACGATGTCGCGCGGCTACTCAGTCGTCCAGTTCACCGATTCCGCAGGCAACCTCCAGGTGCTCCGGTCCGTCTCCCAGGTCGAGGACGGCGCGAAGCTGCGCGTGCGCGTCGCCGACGGGGCGGTGCACGTCGTCGCCGAATCCGTCGAACCGACGAACCCGGAAGGAGACCGGACGTGA
- a CDS encoding lipid droplet-associated protein yields MKSLPLPLRVAAGLAVTTAERVRELPKQLTGLPVTVVSQVLQLSMRVQQQVTELAIKGDDALSMLRPVEDTPSWATFDEDAAPDLAPPRPTLVPVQDLPEPYSNGHRSTPPDLSAVDDDPWVEETRALAEEHAEGENDSTGPAGLPDYDGLTLPQLRARLRRLTVPQLEELLEYEKANADRASFVGMLARRIGNARKAEEQPGDPAEGQ; encoded by the coding sequence ATGAAGTCACTCCCGCTCCCCCTCCGGGTCGCCGCGGGCCTCGCCGTCACCACCGCCGAGCGGGTTCGTGAGCTCCCGAAGCAGCTCACCGGCCTGCCGGTCACCGTCGTGAGCCAGGTGCTGCAGCTGTCCATGCGCGTCCAGCAGCAGGTCACTGAGCTGGCCATCAAGGGCGACGACGCGCTGTCGATGCTGCGTCCGGTCGAGGACACGCCCAGCTGGGCGACCTTCGACGAGGACGCCGCGCCCGACCTCGCTCCGCCCCGTCCGACGCTCGTGCCGGTCCAGGACCTGCCCGAGCCGTACTCCAACGGCCACCGCTCGACGCCGCCGGACCTGTCCGCCGTCGACGACGACCCGTGGGTCGAGGAGACGCGTGCCCTCGCGGAGGAGCACGCCGAGGGCGAGAACGACAGCACCGGCCCGGCGGGGCTGCCGGACTACGACGGACTCACCCTGCCTCAGCTGCGGGCGAGGCTGCGGCGGCTGACCGTGCCGCAACTGGAGGAGCTGCTCGAGTACGAGAAGGCCAACGCCGACCGGGCGTCGTTCGTCGGCATGCTCGCGCGCCGGATCGGCAACGCGCGCAAGGCCGAGGAACAGCCAGGCGACCCCGCGGAAGGCCAGTGA